From the genome of Mesorhizobium japonicum MAFF 303099, one region includes:
- a CDS encoding DNA polymerase: protein MEVYAVAAARADASEREATLIQPDKSKLPEARRKGFGTANEQTYFTTIDPNDPPVTVSIRPENILPTPKRKGGQKKPPPTLHLIIGFDSEYQSRDPIGPTKDEAQDAKNEILSYQFCTRLVSKDSPQPSPQCSGIIIPAGNDQRWTLRDFVAAAIGSLIKECPDVKVPTDIYLVGHFTRADLPMFHEFRGEAKLSLNNVRNTFVSIENFIPMTIEDRDGNEIESFRIRLRDTILLAPANAKKLADIGEMLGIEKIELHKDRAAERKIKEDMKQFRGENWPLFRDYAIRDAEICTEYAERVIRQYDTLFEQFKMPLTLTSFGSKLVISDWENQGWDPNEVLGKEERLQTRFNKKKGFSVKKTITPYFEDVHFELDFVTETYHGGRNEQFLFGICDEHIWRDHDLSSAYTTAMSLIGKPVWEQMHRVEGIDEIDMLDLAFVSVDFEFPETVRFPTLPVRSPNGIIFPRKGRSYCAAPEVVLAKQLGAQFGAIKRSIRVPVERNTGIFSKFITDCIAKRTAFKKGTFENLFWKEVGNSTYGKTAQGLRKKRVYDLRDDDMVELPESTLTQPLFASFITSYTRAVLGEILNRFPSNVQVFSVTTDGFLSHASDAEIIEATSGPLFQSFRTARSRLVQDDLPLEVKHTIRQPLGWRTRGSATLKLGDGDKANIVIQKGGIKSQFDLTDREENARVVELFFNRTPGETQQYTSGIGLKDTIRYGSDFVYRSITKRLSMEFDWKRRPVAPQDRTVDFNGKTYTHLSFQSEPLDSLEEFLGIRAAWEKWDRQPFRLLKSVPDLSSFLNYLETNKKSNPSSQTYMRKSENADLLRLRRDITRAFRHLQAGFDAVQARTGRIRHKALCEILISAGIPCTVTDVDNARNDFIPYKTPSTDRVVSALNQLQQEHFPELDIDLFLDQQKLETNYSTISHPASP, encoded by the coding sequence ATGGAAGTTTACGCTGTAGCTGCTGCCCGTGCAGATGCAAGCGAGCGAGAGGCAACGCTCATACAGCCAGACAAATCTAAGTTGCCGGAAGCCCGCCGCAAGGGATTCGGCACAGCCAACGAGCAAACATATTTTACCACGATCGATCCGAACGATCCGCCCGTTACCGTTTCTATCCGACCTGAAAACATCCTCCCTACACCTAAGCGCAAGGGTGGCCAGAAGAAGCCGCCACCGACATTGCATCTGATCATTGGGTTCGATAGTGAGTATCAGTCGCGCGATCCCATAGGGCCAACCAAGGATGAGGCCCAGGATGCCAAGAACGAGATCCTCTCATATCAGTTCTGCACGAGGTTGGTCTCAAAGGATTCGCCGCAACCGTCACCGCAATGCAGCGGGATCATCATCCCGGCAGGTAACGATCAGCGGTGGACGCTACGCGACTTCGTTGCCGCAGCGATCGGCTCGCTTATAAAGGAATGTCCTGACGTAAAGGTCCCAACTGACATCTATCTGGTCGGGCACTTCACCCGTGCCGACCTGCCAATGTTCCATGAATTCCGCGGTGAGGCCAAACTGTCGTTGAACAACGTACGGAACACGTTCGTGTCGATCGAGAATTTTATCCCGATGACGATCGAGGATCGCGACGGAAACGAGATCGAAAGCTTCCGGATCAGGCTCAGGGATACGATCCTGCTGGCGCCAGCCAATGCAAAAAAACTGGCAGACATCGGCGAGATGCTAGGCATTGAGAAGATCGAACTTCACAAGGATCGAGCGGCAGAGCGCAAAATCAAGGAGGATATGAAGCAGTTTCGCGGAGAAAACTGGCCACTTTTCCGGGATTACGCCATCCGAGACGCTGAAATTTGTACCGAGTACGCAGAACGGGTCATCAGGCAATACGATACGCTTTTCGAGCAATTCAAAATGCCGCTGACCCTCACGTCATTCGGTTCGAAACTGGTAATTTCCGATTGGGAAAACCAGGGTTGGGATCCAAACGAAGTCTTGGGTAAAGAAGAGAGGCTTCAAACTCGGTTCAACAAAAAGAAGGGATTCTCCGTCAAAAAAACGATCACTCCCTATTTCGAGGACGTGCATTTCGAGTTGGACTTTGTCACTGAAACCTATCATGGCGGCCGGAACGAACAGTTCCTTTTCGGAATATGCGACGAGCACATATGGCGGGATCACGACCTGAGCTCGGCCTACACCACAGCAATGTCTCTGATCGGGAAGCCGGTTTGGGAACAGATGCATCGGGTGGAGGGTATTGACGAGATCGACATGCTCGATCTTGCGTTCGTGTCAGTCGATTTCGAATTTCCCGAAACAGTCCGCTTTCCCACCCTTCCCGTCCGTTCGCCTAATGGGATCATTTTCCCTCGAAAAGGGCGGTCCTATTGCGCTGCTCCAGAAGTTGTCCTCGCCAAGCAGCTCGGCGCGCAGTTTGGGGCGATTAAAAGGTCAATTCGGGTACCGGTCGAACGCAATACCGGTATCTTTAGCAAGTTCATCACCGACTGCATTGCCAAGCGGACCGCTTTCAAAAAGGGAACGTTCGAAAACCTTTTCTGGAAGGAAGTCGGTAACAGCACGTATGGCAAGACGGCTCAGGGTCTTCGGAAGAAACGAGTCTACGACCTTCGTGATGACGACATGGTTGAACTTCCAGAAAGTACTCTCACCCAGCCGCTCTTCGCATCGTTTATCACATCATACACACGTGCCGTGCTCGGTGAAATTCTCAATCGGTTCCCCAGCAACGTGCAGGTGTTCAGCGTCACCACCGACGGATTTCTTTCACACGCCAGCGATGCCGAAATTATCGAAGCGACGAGTGGTCCACTGTTCCAGTCATTCCGCACAGCAAGAAGCCGCCTGGTCCAAGATGACCTACCGTTGGAGGTCAAGCACACCATCAGACAACCACTTGGATGGCGCACAAGAGGCTCGGCAACGCTCAAACTTGGCGATGGGGACAAGGCGAACATCGTTATCCAGAAGGGCGGGATCAAATCCCAGTTCGACCTGACGGATCGGGAGGAAAACGCTCGCGTCGTTGAGCTCTTCTTCAACCGAACACCCGGCGAGACCCAGCAATACACGTCGGGCATCGGCCTGAAGGACACCATTCGCTACGGGTCCGACTTCGTCTACCGCTCGATCACCAAACGGCTATCGATGGAATTCGACTGGAAGCGACGTCCGGTCGCCCCTCAGGATCGAACAGTAGACTTCAATGGCAAAACGTACACACATCTGTCATTCCAATCCGAACCGTTGGACAGCCTCGAGGAATTCCTTGGGATAAGGGCGGCCTGGGAGAAATGGGATCGCCAGCCTTTCAGGCTGCTTAAATCCGTGCCGGATTTAAGCAGTTTTCTCAATTATTTGGAGACAAACAAGAAATCGAATCCATCATCACAAACCTATATGCGGAAGTCCGAAAATGCAGACCTTCTACGATTGAGAAGAGACATCACAAGGGCATTCCGTCATCTGCAGGCAGGGTTCGATGCAGTTCAGGCGAGGACAGGAAGGATCAGGCACAAGGCACTGTGTGAAATCCTTATAAGTGCAGGAATTCCCTGCACGGTAACCGACGTTGACAACGCACGGAACGACTTCATTCCCTACAAAACACCGTCGACAGACCGGGTGGTGTCGGCTCTCAACCAACTTCAGCAGGAGCATTTTCCAGAGCTGGACATCGACCTGTTCCTCGATCAGCAAAAGTTGGAAACGAATTACTCCACCATCTCACACCCTGCCAGTCCGTGA
- a CDS encoding SDH family Clp fold serine proteinase — protein MQNLISILFFKGTCAAILSHPFSRNADRETSAGAQRRVHLRMTGTIPAKSQLGKLGLRAAKEHSSDLYVYAGRIDERGYEALRNEVLFARRSEKAILILITTGGSGSAAFKMARLFQTFYDSFDIFVPAHCKSAGTILALGANRLWMSPFAELGPIDAQGLQRDELGVLDSSLSTRTSLETIMETSFRFFNDSVVSLATLSQGSISFKLAAEICGAMATNIMSPLVARIDPAVLGREKRDVEQGIKYGNQLASISGNADEDTVVSLAQDYPYHGFVIDFAHAKTLFRQVHRAEGTLLALGNELGDAIRHASEGDIEIKTLHKTKLSNAKEATSHGTQDISDGFPEMADYCGPPGETYADWLDETRQANDDQSPAEDLKAA, from the coding sequence ATGCAAAACCTGATTTCAATTTTATTTTTCAAGGGTACTTGCGCTGCAATTTTGTCGCACCCATTTAGCCGCAACGCTGACAGGGAAACCTCTGCCGGCGCCCAACGGAGGGTCCATTTGCGCATGACAGGAACGATACCCGCAAAATCACAACTCGGTAAACTTGGCCTTAGGGCCGCAAAGGAACACTCCAGCGACCTATATGTATACGCTGGACGGATCGACGAAAGAGGGTACGAAGCGCTTCGCAACGAAGTGTTATTTGCCCGAAGATCAGAAAAAGCCATTCTAATTCTGATCACTACCGGCGGCTCTGGCTCCGCAGCTTTCAAAATGGCCAGGCTCTTCCAAACGTTCTACGACAGTTTCGATATCTTTGTTCCTGCACACTGCAAAAGTGCTGGGACAATTCTAGCTCTTGGCGCTAACCGGTTATGGATGTCTCCGTTTGCGGAACTTGGACCGATAGACGCTCAGGGCCTACAACGAGATGAACTCGGAGTATTGGATTCGAGCTTGTCCACGCGAACCTCCCTCGAAACCATCATGGAAACTTCGTTCCGCTTCTTCAACGACTCTGTCGTCAGTCTCGCCACGCTTAGTCAGGGCAGTATCAGCTTCAAGCTCGCAGCGGAGATATGCGGAGCAATGGCTACCAACATCATGTCACCGTTGGTTGCCAGAATAGATCCCGCTGTGCTCGGTCGCGAGAAGCGTGACGTGGAACAGGGGATTAAATATGGAAATCAGCTCGCGTCGATATCGGGCAATGCAGACGAAGATACCGTAGTCAGTTTGGCTCAGGACTATCCCTACCATGGTTTTGTGATCGACTTCGCGCACGCCAAAACGCTGTTTCGGCAGGTCCATCGGGCAGAAGGGACGCTACTCGCGTTGGGGAACGAACTCGGCGACGCCATACGCCACGCATCGGAGGGGGACATAGAAATCAAGACCCTCCACAAAACAAAGCTTTCCAACGCTAAAGAAGCGACAAGCCACGGGACACAAGATATTTCCGATGGCTTTCCGGAAATGGCCGACTATTGCGGCCCTCCAGGCGAAACTTACGCTGACTGGTTGGATGAAACCCGCCAAGCAAACGACGACCAGTCGCCGGCCGAGGATCTGAAAGCAGCCTAA
- a CDS encoding J domain-containing protein: MARRRRKADGGGAVTFVLVAIFSAFGIIMHALFVMIAATITVILYSFPFVALAIYLYIRKHNVAYPEIPNAADYDSVESSKQIKRLIIERSRLIDDIQNSYAVGSTNGLYLTKGSGEKRFDTRSKLGRELNGKIESNEERVISATDSIVSLRRQVSEQFPFFLWQVAFDEWKTWQDAGAAFAETVHIFLIAVVLSYVIVLVWPDKFWALQGLIAWQPFPGILVSPFLVSILLATIAFPLRFKIHRQTVSERLDGAALARWAELSRKWIEPDFENLFVEGFGEAYAAEEGAHAEENGSAADESSDWHVVLNVVPTASPDEIKSAYRAAVKNYHPDRVSGLGTKLQELAEHETKRLNAAYQAARTQKGF, encoded by the coding sequence ATGGCTAGGAGAAGAAGGAAGGCCGACGGAGGTGGAGCTGTCACCTTTGTTTTAGTGGCGATTTTCTCGGCTTTTGGCATCATAATGCACGCTTTGTTCGTGATGATAGCCGCAACGATAACCGTAATATTGTATTCATTCCCGTTCGTTGCATTGGCAATCTACCTATACATCCGGAAGCACAACGTTGCGTATCCAGAAATTCCAAACGCTGCGGATTACGATTCCGTCGAAAGCTCAAAACAGATCAAACGTCTGATCATTGAACGGTCGCGCCTGATCGACGACATCCAAAATAGCTATGCGGTTGGCTCGACGAACGGCCTCTATCTAACAAAAGGAAGCGGTGAAAAGCGGTTTGACACACGGTCGAAACTGGGGCGGGAGCTCAACGGCAAAATCGAGTCGAATGAAGAGCGGGTAATTTCAGCGACTGATTCGATCGTCTCCTTAAGGCGCCAGGTAAGTGAGCAATTCCCATTTTTCCTCTGGCAGGTTGCGTTTGATGAATGGAAGACTTGGCAAGATGCGGGGGCCGCGTTTGCCGAGACGGTCCATATTTTTCTGATCGCCGTTGTTCTTTCCTACGTGATAGTCCTTGTTTGGCCTGACAAGTTCTGGGCGTTGCAGGGGCTGATTGCCTGGCAGCCTTTTCCCGGTATCCTGGTAAGCCCGTTCCTGGTCTCGATACTACTCGCCACGATTGCCTTTCCCCTGCGCTTCAAGATTCATCGACAGACCGTCTCTGAGCGGCTTGATGGAGCGGCGCTTGCTCGGTGGGCCGAACTGTCCCGCAAATGGATTGAACCCGACTTCGAAAATCTGTTCGTTGAGGGATTCGGCGAGGCCTATGCCGCTGAGGAAGGGGCCCATGCTGAGGAAAACGGAAGCGCTGCGGATGAGAGCAGCGACTGGCATGTGGTGTTGAATGTCGTCCCGACGGCTTCGCCAGATGAAATCAAGAGCGCGTATCGAGCTGCTGTGAAAAACTACCACCCCGACCGAGTCTCCGGGTTGGGGACGAAACTCCAAGAACTCGCTGAGCACGAAACGAAGCGTCTCAACGCTGCTTATCAGGCCGCCCGGACGCAGAAGGGCTTCTGA
- a CDS encoding acyltransferase family protein: MATRETWLDAAKGVGILLVVAAHIAGAGTDPWDPFFANAVFLFHMPLFFVISGYVYKPAERAQLFWKKVASLAVPYVAFLLVLTLAVISRRTLLRDFPARWELGEMAVNDLLGGMRLWRDFGVFWFVTCLFFTQLIYNEIANWTKSPGSPRMLGFVAFFVLLGYAIQFEWQMNSSPWAVAAVPIALCCYWFGHLLRTYQFRPGTLWSFVAAVCALAVAEAASGAEIQFNMKYSIFGPPVLGLLIALALSLALLMLVRKAAAVEKLAVPVAKLGEASLVIMFLHQFFQFSLRDFGVSNEAVIMAFAVSGPFAIYLLLRRSTLLSPWFLGTGAGAPGHAIAWFRNGVGWRVAKYQDQLIGFAKPYAAQVLIALRWPLRGKGRPHGLPGELIVSLTSYPKRFPTLHLTLRCLLSQTIAPNRVILWLTAEDAAQLPASVTDLKCHGLEIRFCKDIRSYKKIIPTLLAFPSAYIVTETMMSITRGGGWNSLSIERVKKPSFVIEATRLHSMMRGELSLTANGHLMSPKPWECFFPPVWVECSMAPNRSRQKQWMRTSSPTSVPKAMISGCSGWAGAWAAPT; encoded by the coding sequence ATGGCGACTCGTGAGACTTGGCTTGATGCTGCCAAAGGCGTTGGCATTCTGCTTGTGGTAGCGGCGCACATCGCCGGCGCGGGTACTGATCCATGGGATCCTTTTTTCGCAAACGCGGTTTTCCTTTTTCATATGCCGCTGTTCTTCGTCATCTCCGGCTACGTTTATAAACCTGCTGAGCGTGCCCAGCTGTTCTGGAAGAAAGTCGCCAGCCTAGCTGTGCCATACGTGGCGTTTTTGTTGGTTTTGACGCTGGCGGTTATATCGAGGCGGACTCTGCTCCGCGATTTCCCAGCTCGTTGGGAGCTTGGTGAGATGGCTGTCAACGACCTCTTGGGCGGTATGCGCCTTTGGCGTGATTTTGGCGTGTTCTGGTTTGTGACCTGCCTCTTCTTCACCCAGCTCATTTACAACGAGATTGCGAATTGGACGAAAAGTCCTGGTAGCCCCCGAATGCTAGGGTTTGTCGCTTTCTTCGTGCTTCTAGGCTATGCGATCCAGTTCGAGTGGCAAATGAACAGTTCACCTTGGGCGGTCGCCGCAGTGCCAATCGCGTTGTGCTGCTACTGGTTTGGACACCTGCTTAGGACGTACCAATTTCGCCCGGGAACTCTGTGGAGTTTCGTTGCGGCTGTTTGCGCCCTCGCGGTCGCGGAAGCAGCTAGCGGTGCCGAAATCCAGTTTAACATGAAATATTCAATTTTTGGTCCGCCCGTGCTCGGACTTCTGATCGCGCTAGCGTTGTCACTGGCTCTTCTAATGTTGGTACGGAAAGCAGCGGCGGTTGAGAAATTGGCCGTGCCGGTGGCGAAGCTGGGAGAGGCATCGTTGGTGATCATGTTTTTGCATCAATTCTTCCAGTTTTCCCTTCGTGATTTCGGGGTCTCCAATGAAGCTGTTATCATGGCTTTCGCAGTCTCCGGGCCATTTGCGATCTACCTTTTGTTGAGGAGATCCACATTGCTCTCGCCGTGGTTCTTGGGGACAGGCGCCGGTGCGCCAGGTCATGCGATTGCTTGGTTTCGCAACGGAGTTGGTTGGAGGGTTGCAAAGTATCAAGACCAGCTCATTGGGTTTGCGAAACCATATGCTGCGCAAGTCCTAATTGCCTTGAGGTGGCCGCTTAGAGGAAAGGGCCGGCCGCATGGCTTGCCTGGGGAGTTGATTGTCTCCTTAACGTCTTATCCTAAACGGTTCCCAACCCTTCATTTGACGTTGCGCTGCCTTCTATCGCAGACGATTGCCCCGAACCGAGTAATTCTGTGGCTCACTGCAGAGGATGCGGCACAGTTGCCTGCCTCGGTCACGGACCTTAAATGCCACGGGCTTGAGATCCGTTTTTGTAAGGACATTCGCTCCTACAAGAAGATCATTCCGACGCTGCTTGCCTTTCCATCAGCGTACATCGTCACTGAGACGATGATGTCTATTACTCGCGGCGGTGGCTGGAACAGCTTGTCGATCGAGCGGGTGAAAAAACCGTCGTTTGTCATCGAGGCCACTCGGTTGCATTCGATGATGCGGGGCGAATTGAGCCTTACAGCAAATGGTCATTTGATGTCACCGAAACCGTGGGAATGCTTTTTCCCACCGGTGTGGGTGGAGTGCTCTATGGCCCCAAATCGCTCTCGCCAGAAACAGTGGATGAGGACAAGTTCACCAACCTCTGTCCCCAAGGCGATGATATCTGGTTGTTCTGGATGGGCCGGCGCGTGGGCAGCACCTACATAA
- a CDS encoding recombinase family protein — protein MTKPLAYSYVRMSTDIQLKGDSLRRQTERSKQYADDHDLQLVEDFRLEDIGVSAFKGDNLSTGELGKFLEAVKAGRIPKGSYLLVESFDRLSRQKLSAAVPLFFDITSNGINLVTLSDNQLYKAGEAEFAQLIISIAMMARANEESEIKSQRLSAAWDAKRRAIDDKKLTGLCPAWLELSDDRKNFGVLEDRAQIVRRIFEDSASGQGSFVITRRLNDLGTHAFGRSNGWVQSYVTKILQTRAVLGEFQPHTKQNGKRIPFGDPIPGYYPKIVDEELFLRAQFARGKRRIEGGGRKGEALRNLFTHLAKCGYCGSPMHFLNKGFGPGGGTYLKCSQALRGLDCVSTPWRYQDFERSFFLYVKEIDLGEMLAASATKSDAIALDDRLTSLKEKRNQLEVQRERSYALINQAISIDFVSAKLKECESDLAGVDVQISEVELQLSAIREQQSISPDELHRLIDQLQVTEGPDAFAQRTMLAGRLREIVSDLRLDVEGSKPRLKKAEALFDQAGTDPTERQRILEVIERTNLEAKRYNRSFSVVLADGVSRRIVLNNEDPTDFVAEVTVDAAGNPAVSEGGTDLQTLFELPSE, from the coding sequence CTGACAAAGCCGCTCGCCTATTCCTACGTCCGAATGTCGACCGATATCCAGCTGAAAGGCGACAGTTTGCGAAGGCAAACGGAGCGGTCAAAGCAGTATGCCGACGATCACGATCTTCAGCTAGTCGAGGACTTCAGGCTCGAGGACATAGGGGTCTCTGCGTTCAAGGGCGACAACCTCTCAACCGGCGAGCTTGGCAAGTTTCTCGAAGCGGTGAAGGCCGGACGAATTCCGAAGGGCTCGTACCTATTGGTTGAGTCGTTCGACCGCCTTTCACGTCAAAAGCTTAGTGCCGCAGTCCCTCTGTTTTTTGACATTACGTCGAACGGGATCAACCTAGTCACGCTATCAGACAATCAGCTCTATAAGGCTGGAGAAGCCGAATTCGCGCAGTTGATCATCTCGATTGCCATGATGGCACGTGCGAACGAAGAGTCAGAAATCAAAAGCCAGCGGTTGTCTGCAGCATGGGACGCTAAGCGAAGGGCTATCGACGACAAAAAACTTACTGGACTGTGCCCAGCTTGGCTGGAGCTATCTGACGACCGGAAAAACTTTGGTGTGTTGGAGGATCGTGCACAGATCGTCAGACGGATATTCGAGGATAGCGCGAGCGGGCAAGGGTCATTCGTCATCACGCGCCGACTGAACGACCTAGGCACACACGCTTTTGGCAGGTCGAACGGTTGGGTGCAGTCCTATGTCACCAAGATTCTTCAGACCCGTGCGGTTCTCGGCGAGTTTCAGCCTCACACCAAACAGAATGGAAAGCGAATTCCATTTGGGGATCCAATTCCCGGCTACTACCCGAAAATCGTCGATGAAGAACTGTTTCTACGAGCGCAATTCGCCAGAGGTAAACGCCGGATAGAGGGCGGAGGGCGTAAGGGGGAAGCGCTGCGCAACCTATTCACCCACCTGGCTAAGTGTGGGTACTGCGGCTCCCCTATGCATTTTCTCAACAAGGGATTTGGGCCGGGCGGCGGAACATATCTGAAGTGCAGTCAGGCACTACGTGGACTGGATTGCGTATCGACCCCATGGCGCTACCAAGATTTTGAAAGATCGTTCTTTCTGTACGTCAAGGAGATCGATCTAGGTGAAATGCTTGCGGCATCGGCCACGAAATCGGATGCGATCGCCTTGGACGATCGACTGACTTCGCTGAAGGAGAAGCGTAATCAGTTAGAGGTTCAACGGGAGCGATCCTACGCTCTTATAAATCAGGCGATTTCAATCGATTTCGTGTCGGCGAAACTGAAGGAATGCGAAAGCGATCTAGCTGGAGTTGACGTGCAGATCTCCGAAGTCGAGCTACAGCTGTCTGCAATCCGCGAACAGCAGTCGATTTCGCCTGACGAACTGCACCGTTTGATTGACCAGCTTCAGGTGACGGAAGGTCCCGACGCGTTCGCGCAAAGGACAATGCTTGCCGGCCGCTTGCGCGAAATCGTCAGCGACCTGCGATTAGATGTTGAAGGCTCCAAACCCCGGTTGAAGAAGGCGGAAGCGCTCTTCGATCAGGCAGGGACCGATCCGACAGAGCGCCAGCGCATTCTCGAAGTGATTGAACGAACCAACCTTGAGGCAAAGCGATATAACCGCAGTTTCTCGGTCGTTCTTGCCGACGGCGTTTCCCGTAGAATCGTGCTGAATAATGAAGACCCAACGGACTTCGTCGCTGAGGTCACCGTGGATGCCGCAGGCAACCCGGCTGTCAGCGAAGGTGGCACTGATCTGCAAACGCTATTCGAGCTGCCATCCGAGTAA